In one window of uncultured Acetobacteroides sp. DNA:
- a CDS encoding PQQ-binding-like beta-propeller repeat protein: protein MKKSFFVFAMLLAGQAFSQGDINWKTPVEGKSKSIYFHQFTQTPIVETSSSYYGVNPTSKSVVWTIKKSEKMAALQAAGTASALTGSSDMTKGLDMQEYFDIPYTQFASISNNLIDVSTGKIVLGEGNNPYKSYLAGDLIPELNLLLVKVKDEDGSQKVHAIDIATSQVVWTTKLAEASAAKDAMKYLAKAQGLDAFSVDLFKPAATASGDIIYNNNGKLALLNGKTGAIAWENDCNPGTFFLNQNQTVILVVDKRSTASNMLSLSGTKPFGKKVIAVDAATGKNLWSQPVILDGTYKMYKLFDQNQVILANNDGLNIYDIATGEKVWKKDFDAPRLKSMAFLPEGLEVQFANKMMAVDLKTGKKAWKKFVELEDVDEKDAWGAYAKLFKNTRVMISKRALNVYDKESGDRKWGMLLGEGDRLTFDDANGKIIVIGEKRVHILDPDNQKKRPKAVDFKIENPEEIAGCDFRHDGYFIYGQKEYALITKDGQLVEHKVYKQLVGDRLKKAGLLTASIASGLLSARVSSVNSKGETTSTSGVFMDAESAQQMGAASEAQEQMRQSVKANDKKRRAVRTDNNYAYFMKGDSSNGTVTITLVIVEKNTGKEIKNVDFSSNRDVVYEIDSSNGMLYFLDNGEFNTMNI from the coding sequence ATGAAAAAATCGTTTTTCGTTTTTGCCATGCTCCTTGCAGGGCAGGCATTCTCACAAGGTGATATCAACTGGAAAACGCCAGTTGAAGGGAAATCAAAGTCAATCTACTTTCACCAGTTCACACAAACTCCAATTGTCGAAACTTCTTCGAGCTACTATGGAGTAAATCCGACTAGCAAGTCAGTAGTTTGGACTATCAAGAAATCGGAGAAGATGGCAGCTCTTCAGGCTGCAGGTACCGCAAGTGCGCTAACCGGCTCTTCCGATATGACCAAGGGATTGGACATGCAGGAGTACTTCGACATCCCCTACACCCAATTTGCTTCAATTAGCAACAACCTTATCGACGTATCGACCGGTAAGATTGTACTTGGTGAGGGCAACAACCCCTACAAGTCGTACCTCGCAGGCGATCTTATCCCCGAGCTAAACCTCCTACTGGTGAAGGTTAAGGATGAGGATGGCTCGCAGAAGGTTCATGCAATCGACATCGCCACCAGCCAGGTGGTATGGACCACAAAGCTGGCCGAGGCCAGCGCTGCCAAGGATGCCATGAAGTACCTGGCTAAGGCTCAAGGCTTGGACGCCTTCTCGGTTGACCTGTTTAAGCCTGCCGCAACCGCTTCTGGCGACATTATCTACAACAACAACGGCAAGCTCGCGTTGCTCAACGGAAAAACAGGCGCCATCGCTTGGGAAAACGACTGCAACCCAGGAACCTTCTTCCTAAACCAAAACCAAACGGTAATCCTTGTTGTCGACAAGCGCTCTACGGCATCCAACATGCTGTCGCTAAGTGGTACAAAACCATTTGGGAAAAAGGTAATTGCCGTTGATGCCGCTACCGGAAAGAACCTCTGGAGCCAACCCGTAATCCTCGATGGAACATATAAAATGTACAAGCTGTTCGACCAAAACCAGGTGATCCTTGCAAATAACGATGGGCTGAATATCTACGATATCGCCACCGGAGAAAAGGTTTGGAAGAAAGATTTCGACGCGCCTAGGCTTAAATCAATGGCATTCCTCCCCGAAGGGCTTGAAGTTCAGTTTGCCAACAAAATGATGGCTGTTGATCTAAAGACCGGCAAGAAGGCATGGAAGAAGTTCGTAGAGCTAGAGGATGTAGACGAGAAAGACGCTTGGGGTGCCTACGCTAAGCTGTTCAAAAATACTCGTGTCATGATCAGCAAAAGAGCCCTTAACGTTTACGATAAGGAATCTGGCGATAGAAAGTGGGGCATGCTCTTGGGCGAAGGCGACCGTCTAACCTTCGACGATGCTAACGGTAAGATCATTGTTATTGGCGAAAAACGCGTTCACATCCTCGATCCCGACAATCAGAAGAAGAGACCAAAGGCTGTTGACTTCAAAATCGAAAACCCCGAGGAGATTGCTGGCTGCGATTTTAGACACGATGGCTACTTTATATACGGACAAAAGGAGTATGCGCTTATCACAAAAGATGGGCAGCTGGTAGAGCATAAGGTTTACAAGCAGCTGGTAGGCGATAGATTGAAGAAGGCTGGACTTCTTACCGCAAGTATCGCTTCTGGATTGCTTAGCGCACGAGTTTCTAGCGTTAATAGCAAGGGCGAGACTACTAGCACATCAGGAGTATTTATGGATGCAGAGTCCGCACAACAAATGGGGGCTGCATCAGAAGCTCAGGAGCAAATGCGCCAAAGCGTTAAGGCAAACGACAAAAAACGCCGTGCTGTTCGTACCGATAACAACTACGCTTACTTCATGAAGGGCGATAGCTCTAATGGTACGGTAACCATTACCTTGGTAATCGTAGAGAAGAATACCGGAAAAGAGATCAAGAATGTTGACTTCAGCTCTAATAGAGATGTTGTTTACGAGATCGATTCTAGCAATGGCATGCTTTACTTCCTCGATAACGGAGAGTTCAATACCATGAATATCTAG
- a CDS encoding electron transfer flavoprotein subunit alpha/FixB family protein, whose translation MDKAQYRGVYVFVEQREGKVQHVSLELLGKARDLADALNEKVYAIFPGSNIAEKAKGLIAYGADVVLCMDAPELAEYTTEPYAQAICQIVNERKPDIVMIGATTIGRDLGPRLSARLSTGLTADCTRLEISEEKELMMTRPAFGGNLMATIVCKEHRPQMSTVRPGVMRAMDADATRQGVVEQVTVSFDKQKFRVKLVKTVKEDKNMVDISDAKILISGGRGIASNAEGIEMLKGLASTMHAQVSASRAVVDAGFVGHERQVGQTGKTVRPDLYFAFGISGAIQHLAGMEESDFIVAVNKDKGAPIFQVADLGIVGDARKIIPLLNDRLKKR comes from the coding sequence ATGGACAAAGCACAGTATAGGGGCGTTTACGTCTTCGTAGAACAGAGAGAGGGTAAGGTGCAGCACGTATCGCTGGAGCTGCTGGGCAAAGCTCGCGACCTTGCCGATGCGCTTAACGAAAAGGTTTACGCCATCTTCCCGGGCAGCAACATCGCCGAAAAGGCTAAAGGCCTGATTGCCTACGGAGCCGACGTAGTGCTCTGCATGGATGCGCCCGAACTGGCCGAGTACACCACCGAGCCATACGCCCAGGCCATCTGCCAAATAGTAAACGAGCGCAAGCCCGACATCGTTATGATTGGCGCCACCACCATTGGCCGCGACCTTGGCCCTCGCCTATCGGCCCGCCTATCGACAGGTCTTACCGCCGACTGCACCCGCTTGGAGATCTCGGAGGAGAAGGAGCTGATGATGACCCGCCCTGCCTTTGGCGGCAACCTGATGGCGACCATCGTGTGCAAGGAGCACCGCCCACAGATGAGCACCGTGCGCCCCGGCGTGATGAGGGCGATGGATGCGGATGCTACCCGCCAAGGCGTGGTGGAACAGGTTACGGTGAGCTTCGACAAACAGAAGTTTAGGGTAAAACTGGTGAAGACGGTGAAGGAGGATAAGAATATGGTGGATATCTCGGATGCAAAGATCCTGATATCGGGAGGTCGCGGTATTGCCAGCAATGCCGAAGGGATAGAGATGCTCAAGGGGCTTGCCAGCACCATGCATGCTCAGGTATCGGCCTCGCGTGCGGTGGTTGATGCCGGATTCGTTGGTCACGAGCGCCAGGTTGGACAGACGGGGAAGACCGTTCGCCCCGACCTGTACTTCGCCTTCGGTATTTCGGGTGCCATTCAGCACCTAGCAGGTATGGAGGAGTCGGACTTCATCGTTGCGGTGAACAAGGACAAGGGGGCGCCCATCTTCCAGGTGGCCGACTTGGGTATCGTTGGCGATGCCCGCAAGATTATTCCGCTGCTGAACGATCGCCTGAAGAAGAGATAG
- a CDS encoding electron transfer flavoprotein subunit beta/FixA family protein, whose product MKIVVCIKQVPNTTEIKINPTTGTLIRDGVASIMNPDDKSGLEMALELKEKHGAHVTVITMGPPQADAVLREAFAMGADRAILLTDRKFAGADTLATSHALAGALRKLEFDLLITGRQAIDGDTAQVGPQIAEHLDLPQVTYLEQISFDENKTFTMRRATEEGYQILEVESPCVVTVLSSANQPRYMSVRGVVEAYNREVEIWGADNIDVEEGVLGLKGSPTRVHKAFTRGVKAPGEQYEVDAEEAVGIIIRKLKEKFII is encoded by the coding sequence ATGAAAATTGTAGTTTGCATAAAGCAGGTACCCAATACTACCGAAATCAAGATAAACCCAACCACGGGAACGCTTATCCGCGATGGGGTTGCCAGCATCATGAACCCTGACGATAAGAGCGGGCTGGAGATGGCGCTGGAGCTAAAGGAAAAGCATGGCGCACACGTAACGGTTATCACCATGGGACCACCACAAGCCGATGCCGTGCTGCGTGAGGCATTTGCCATGGGAGCTGACCGTGCCATCCTGCTTACCGACCGTAAGTTTGCAGGTGCCGATACCCTTGCTACCTCTCATGCGCTTGCAGGGGCACTTCGTAAGCTGGAGTTCGACCTGCTAATCACCGGACGCCAGGCTATCGATGGCGATACCGCACAGGTTGGCCCACAGATTGCCGAGCACCTAGACCTACCTCAGGTAACCTACCTCGAGCAGATTAGCTTTGACGAGAACAAGACCTTTACCATGCGTAGGGCAACCGAAGAGGGCTACCAAATCCTCGAGGTTGAGAGCCCTTGCGTGGTTACCGTACTATCGTCGGCCAACCAGCCCCGCTACATGAGCGTACGAGGTGTGGTAGAAGCCTACAACCGCGAGGTGGAGATTTGGGGCGCCGACAACATCGACGTGGAAGAGGGTGTGCTTGGCCTTAAGGGCTCTCCTACCCGCGTTCACAAGGCGTTTACCCGTGGCGTTAAGGCTCCAGGCGAGCAGTACGAGGTGGATGCTGAAGAGGCTGTTGGCATCATCATCAGAAAATTAAAAGAAAAGTTTATCATCTAA
- a CDS encoding acyl-CoA dehydrogenase: MDFSLTKTESLFLQMIREFAEKEVKPLASEVDEQEFFPLETVKKMAKLGIMGIPVPIEYGGAGGTNQLYSMAVEELSAACATTGVIVSAHTSLCAAPIMEHGTEEQKRKYLPKLASGEWIGAFGLTEPNAGTDASSQQTTAVEDGDSYILNGSKIFITNAEYAHVYIIFAMTDKTKGVKGISAFIVEKSFPGFSVGKKEKKMGIRGSATCELIMENCIVPKENMLGKLHGGFGIAMKTLDGGRIGIASQALGIAQGAINETVKYAKERKQFGKSIAAFQNTQFQMADLETKTQAARLLVRQAAYKKDAGMPYSVDAAMAKLFAAETAMEVTNKAVQFHGGYGYTREYPVERMMRDAKITEIYEGTSEVQRMVIAASLFK; encoded by the coding sequence ATGGATTTTAGCTTAACAAAAACGGAATCCCTCTTTCTTCAGATGATTAGGGAATTTGCCGAAAAGGAGGTGAAGCCCCTTGCCTCCGAAGTTGACGAGCAGGAGTTTTTCCCCTTGGAAACGGTGAAAAAGATGGCGAAGCTTGGGATAATGGGAATTCCTGTTCCTATTGAATACGGCGGAGCCGGTGGAACCAACCAGCTTTACAGCATGGCGGTTGAGGAACTTTCGGCCGCCTGTGCAACCACAGGGGTAATTGTATCGGCGCACACATCGCTTTGCGCTGCGCCAATTATGGAGCATGGCACCGAAGAGCAAAAGCGCAAGTATCTTCCAAAACTTGCTTCGGGAGAGTGGATCGGCGCCTTTGGCCTTACCGAACCTAATGCCGGAACAGACGCCTCGTCGCAGCAAACTACCGCCGTTGAAGATGGCGACAGCTACATTCTTAACGGAAGCAAGATATTTATTACCAACGCCGAGTACGCCCACGTGTACATCATCTTTGCCATGACCGATAAGACGAAAGGGGTAAAAGGGATTTCGGCATTTATTGTAGAGAAGAGTTTCCCTGGTTTCTCGGTTGGAAAGAAGGAGAAGAAAATGGGTATCCGCGGTTCGGCAACCTGCGAGCTGATTATGGAGAACTGCATTGTTCCAAAGGAGAACATGCTGGGTAAGCTTCATGGAGGCTTTGGCATCGCCATGAAGACCCTCGACGGCGGCCGTATCGGTATCGCATCGCAAGCGCTAGGCATCGCTCAGGGTGCCATCAACGAAACCGTGAAGTACGCCAAGGAGCGCAAGCAGTTTGGCAAGTCGATTGCCGCCTTCCAGAACACCCAGTTCCAAATGGCCGATCTTGAAACAAAGACTCAGGCCGCACGCCTGCTGGTACGTCAAGCAGCCTACAAAAAGGATGCAGGCATGCCCTACTCTGTTGATGCAGCCATGGCTAAACTTTTTGCTGCCGAAACGGCAATGGAGGTTACCAACAAGGCAGTTCAGTTCCACGGTGGATACGGCTACACCCGCGAATATCCAGTAGAGCGCATGATGCGCGATGCCAAGATTACCGAGATCTACGAGGGAACCTCGGAGGTACAGCGTATGGTTATTGCAGCATCGCTATTTAAGTAG
- the fabG gene encoding 3-oxoacyl-ACP reductase FabG: MKRLENKVAIITGGAAGIGAATATRFAGEGATAIIWDLDEARGTALAEQLCSEGKKATFAKVNTAKYEEIEAATKAVIEKFGRIDILINNAGITRDSTLKKMTPELWQQVIDVNLTGVFYCTKIISEYMVEKNYGRIVNASSVVALYGNFGQTNYVATKAGLIGMTKTWARELGRKGITVNAIAPGFIATEMVAKMPENVIDGMKSKVPIGRLGQPEEIAAAYLFLASDEAAYINGATLSVDGGMTI, from the coding sequence ATGAAAAGACTTGAGAATAAAGTTGCCATCATCACGGGTGGCGCAGCAGGAATTGGCGCAGCAACGGCAACCCGTTTTGCTGGCGAAGGTGCTACAGCCATTATTTGGGACTTGGACGAAGCTAGAGGCACCGCTCTTGCCGAGCAGCTTTGCAGCGAAGGGAAAAAAGCAACCTTCGCCAAGGTTAACACCGCAAAGTACGAAGAGATAGAGGCTGCAACCAAAGCGGTAATCGAGAAGTTCGGCAGGATTGATATCCTTATCAACAACGCAGGAATTACCCGCGACAGCACACTTAAAAAGATGACTCCAGAACTGTGGCAACAGGTAATCGACGTTAACCTTACTGGCGTTTTCTACTGTACAAAAATTATATCGGAGTACATGGTGGAAAAGAACTACGGACGTATCGTTAACGCGTCGTCGGTGGTAGCGCTATACGGCAACTTCGGTCAAACCAACTACGTGGCAACCAAGGCTGGACTTATTGGCATGACCAAGACCTGGGCTCGCGAGCTTGGAAGAAAAGGCATCACCGTAAATGCAATTGCACCAGGATTCATTGCCACCGAAATGGTAGCCAAAATGCCCGAAAATGTAATCGACGGCATGAAGAGCAAAGTACCTATTGGCAGGCTTGGACAACCAGAGGAGATTGCCGCAGCATACCTATTCCTTGCTTCGGATGAAGCAGCCTATATCAACGGAGCTACACTTAGCGTAGATGGCGGCATGACCATATAA
- a CDS encoding MaoC family dehydratase has protein sequence MIKQGDVYTHSVEFKQVDVVKFAKITGDCNPIHLDATYAANTIFKRPIVHGFLSGAVFSKVFGTLFPGEGTIYLSQEMKFLAPIFVDEPYEARFEVLEVNTEKHVGIISCTLQNSQGVACIIGNAKLKHDKQFV, from the coding sequence ATGATTAAGCAAGGAGATGTTTACACGCATAGCGTCGAATTTAAGCAGGTGGATGTTGTTAAGTTTGCCAAAATAACCGGCGACTGCAACCCTATCCACCTTGATGCAACCTATGCTGCTAATACTATTTTTAAGCGACCAATTGTGCACGGTTTTCTTTCTGGGGCCGTTTTCTCCAAAGTTTTTGGAACCCTTTTCCCCGGCGAAGGCACCATTTACCTATCGCAGGAGATGAAGTTTCTTGCGCCAATTTTTGTGGACGAACCCTACGAAGCCCGCTTCGAAGTTCTAGAGGTAAACACCGAAAAGCATGTCGGAATTATAAGCTGCACCCTGCAAAACAGCCAGGGTGTGGCCTGCATCATCGGCAATGCCAAGCTAAAGCATGATAAGCAATTCGTTTAA
- a CDS encoding acetyl-CoA C-acetyltransferase codes for MSKVYIIAAKRTAVGKFLGSLSSVSPADMAAEVIKNIITESKINPATIDEVIVGNILMAGYKQGIARQAAVKAGIPVEVPAYGINMICGSGMKAVLDGATHIKAGEAEIVLAGGTESMSNAGYVLPGNLRNGNKMGDFKAIDHMVTDGLTDAFEGYHMGITAENVAEKYGITRKEQDEFSYNSQVKAATAIDEGRFKNEIVPITVKIGKEMVSFDTDEFVNRTTSPEKLANLKPAFKKDGTVTAGNASGINDGASFVLLASEEAVAKYNLTPLVEIVATGQGGVEPSIMGMGPVPAIAKALKKANMNLKDMDILELNEAFAAQSLGVIRQLSTDHAVTEDWIKQHTNVNGGAIALGHPIGASGNRITVSLVHEMMKSNKQYGLASLCIGGGMGTAVILKKVE; via the coding sequence ATGAGTAAAGTTTACATTATTGCCGCCAAGCGCACCGCTGTCGGCAAGTTTTTGGGAAGCCTCAGCAGCGTATCGCCTGCTGATATGGCCGCAGAAGTTATTAAGAACATCATCACCGAATCTAAGATAAACCCCGCCACCATCGACGAGGTAATCGTTGGAAACATTCTGATGGCTGGATACAAGCAAGGCATTGCCCGTCAGGCTGCCGTTAAGGCCGGAATACCTGTTGAAGTACCCGCATACGGAATAAACATGATTTGTGGTAGCGGAATGAAGGCCGTCCTAGATGGTGCTACCCACATAAAAGCAGGTGAAGCAGAAATAGTATTGGCAGGAGGCACTGAGTCGATGTCTAACGCCGGATACGTGCTGCCCGGAAACCTCCGTAATGGAAATAAGATGGGCGATTTCAAGGCAATTGACCACATGGTTACCGATGGCCTCACAGATGCCTTCGAAGGCTACCACATGGGCATCACCGCTGAGAATGTTGCCGAAAAGTATGGTATCACACGTAAGGAACAGGACGAATTCTCCTACAACTCGCAGGTAAAGGCAGCAACTGCCATCGACGAAGGACGATTCAAGAATGAAATTGTTCCTATCACCGTAAAAATTGGTAAGGAGATGGTCTCCTTCGATACCGATGAGTTCGTAAACCGCACAACTAGCCCCGAAAAGCTGGCCAACCTTAAACCAGCCTTCAAGAAGGATGGAACCGTTACCGCAGGGAATGCATCAGGCATTAACGATGGCGCTTCGTTTGTTCTTCTAGCATCGGAAGAGGCTGTTGCCAAGTACAACCTTACCCCTCTTGTAGAAATTGTTGCCACCGGACAAGGCGGCGTTGAGCCATCGATAATGGGAATGGGGCCTGTGCCTGCCATTGCAAAGGCGCTTAAGAAGGCCAACATGAACCTTAAGGATATGGACATCCTTGAGCTTAACGAGGCATTCGCAGCACAATCGCTTGGCGTAATCCGTCAGCTTTCTACAGACCATGCCGTAACCGAGGATTGGATTAAGCAGCACACCAACGTAAACGGAGGAGCCATTGCGCTAGGTCACCCTATTGGTGCATCGGGCAACCGCATTACCGTTAGCCTTGTTCACGAAATGATGAAGAGCAACAAGCAGTACGGCTTGGCATCGCTTTGCATCGGTGGAGGTATGGGAACTGCTGTAATCCTTAAGAAGGTAGAATAA
- a CDS encoding 3-oxoacid CoA-transferase subunit B yields the protein MDKDQIREVIARRAALELNDGDVVNLGIGLPTLVPNYVPANVKVILQSENGLLGIGPEPAPGEENLEMVNAGGGYISAIPGASSFDSATSFAIIRGGHVDVTILGALQVDEKGNLANWMIPGKKTPGMGGAMDLLIGAKKVILTMEHTAKGAHKIMKQCNLPLTAAGQVNIIITEMGVMEITPEGIVLKEINPEFTVEEVQAATEATLIIPKDIKPIQS from the coding sequence ATGGATAAAGACCAAATCAGAGAGGTAATTGCTCGTAGAGCAGCCCTCGAACTTAATGATGGCGATGTGGTGAACCTAGGAATTGGGCTTCCCACGCTTGTACCCAACTACGTACCTGCCAACGTAAAGGTGATTCTACAGTCAGAAAACGGATTGCTAGGGATTGGTCCCGAGCCTGCTCCCGGCGAAGAAAACCTTGAAATGGTTAACGCCGGAGGAGGCTACATCTCGGCAATACCTGGAGCATCGAGCTTCGACAGCGCCACCTCCTTTGCCATTATCCGTGGTGGGCACGTTGACGTTACCATCCTCGGTGCCCTTCAGGTTGACGAGAAGGGAAACCTTGCGAACTGGATGATCCCCGGAAAGAAAACCCCAGGAATGGGTGGCGCCATGGACCTGCTTATTGGTGCAAAAAAGGTGATCCTTACCATGGAGCACACCGCTAAAGGTGCGCATAAGATTATGAAGCAGTGCAACCTTCCACTTACCGCTGCTGGCCAGGTAAACATCATCATCACCGAAATGGGCGTTATGGAGATTACCCCAGAAGGCATCGTCCTCAAGGAGATCAACCCCGAGTTTACGGTTGAAGAGGTACAGGCAGCCACCGAGGCAACGCTGATTATTCCAAAAGACATCAAACCAATACAAAGCTAA
- a CDS encoding OAM dimerization domain-containing protein codes for MSGGLYSMEASEFDKTLDLKNIKPYGDTMNDGKMQLSFTLPVPAGDEAVEAAKQLMKKMGLENPQVVFFKELTEGFTFFNCYASCTHTVDYTNIYVPKVESTTMDMHETDQFIKEHIGRKIVIVGASTGTDAHTVGIDAIMNMKGYAGHYGLERYEMFEALNMGSQVPNDEFIAKAIEMKADVLLVSQTVTQKDVHIKNMVELVEMLEAEGLRDKVILACGGPRITHELAKELGYDAGFGMNSYADDVASFAAQELDRRLNK; via the coding sequence ATGAGCGGAGGATTATACTCGATGGAGGCAAGCGAATTTGACAAAACGCTCGACCTAAAAAATATAAAGCCCTACGGCGATACGATGAACGACGGTAAGATGCAGCTCAGCTTCACCCTACCCGTTCCGGCAGGCGACGAAGCCGTTGAGGCCGCCAAGCAGCTGATGAAAAAGATGGGATTGGAGAACCCCCAGGTGGTCTTCTTTAAGGAGCTAACCGAAGGCTTCACCTTCTTCAACTGCTACGCCAGCTGCACCCACACCGTAGACTACACCAACATATACGTTCCAAAGGTGGAATCGACCACCATGGACATGCACGAAACCGACCAGTTCATCAAGGAGCACATCGGGCGCAAGATCGTCATTGTAGGCGCCAGCACCGGCACCGACGCCCACACCGTAGGTATCGACGCCATCATGAACATGAAAGGCTATGCCGGTCACTACGGATTGGAGCGCTACGAGATGTTCGAGGCGCTGAACATGGGCAGCCAAGTTCCCAACGACGAGTTTATCGCCAAGGCTATCGAGATGAAGGCCGACGTGCTACTGGTATCGCAAACCGTCACCCAAAAGGACGTCCACATCAAGAACATGGTGGAGCTGGTAGAGATGCTCGAGGCGGAAGGGCTTCGCGACAAGGTTATCCTCGCTTGCGGAGGACCACGCATCACCCACGAGCTGGCCAAAGAGCTGGGCTACGACGCCGGCTTCGGCATGAACTCCTACGCCGACGATGTGGCCTCGTTTGCCGCTCAAGAGTTAGATAGAAGATTAAACAAATAG
- a CDS encoding lysine 5,6-aminomutase subunit alpha — MQNSKLGLDYNTVSYAKGVAKKIADDVQLFVENYTTVAVERTLCRLLGIDNVDENEVPLPNVVVDELKEKGVLSEGVMFFIGNAIAETGLTPQQLAEQIATSKLDITTLPIHSKAEINKALEPHINAAINRIKARRTRRENYLNTIGEGSKPYIYVIVATGNIYEDVVQAEAAARQGADIIAVIRTTGQSLLDYVPYGATTEGFGGTFATQENFRIMRTALDKVGEEVGRYIRLCNYCSGLCMPEIAAMGAIEGLDVMLNDALYGILFRDINMQRTLVDQYFSRVINGFAGVIINTGEDNYLTTADAFDEAHTVLASDLVNEQLALLAGLPEEQMGLGHAFEMTPDLENGFLYELAQAQMTREIFPKAPLKYMPPTKFMTGNVFKGQIQDALFNQISIWTGQGIQLLGMITEAIHTPFMSDRYLAIENAKYIFSNMKSIGDEMEFKQDGIIRKRAQQVLAEAVELLEKLDKEGLFTALEKGIFANVKRPKNGGKGLNGVAEKGTNYINPFIELMKNRS; from the coding sequence ATACAAAATAGTAAGCTAGGACTCGACTACAACACCGTTAGCTACGCGAAGGGTGTGGCAAAGAAGATTGCCGACGACGTGCAGCTTTTCGTGGAAAACTATACCACGGTTGCCGTTGAACGAACCCTTTGCCGCCTACTCGGCATCGACAACGTCGACGAAAACGAGGTACCGCTACCCAACGTGGTGGTAGACGAGCTAAAGGAGAAGGGCGTGCTAAGCGAAGGCGTAATGTTCTTCATCGGCAACGCCATCGCCGAAACGGGGCTAACCCCACAGCAGCTTGCCGAGCAGATTGCCACCAGCAAACTCGACATCACCACGCTGCCCATCCACTCCAAAGCGGAAATCAACAAGGCACTTGAACCCCATATCAACGCTGCCATCAACCGAATTAAAGCGCGCCGTACCCGCCGCGAAAACTACCTCAACACCATTGGTGAGGGTAGCAAGCCCTACATCTACGTGATTGTTGCCACAGGTAACATCTACGAGGATGTGGTGCAGGCCGAAGCCGCCGCCCGTCAAGGTGCCGACATCATTGCCGTAATCCGTACCACGGGCCAAAGCCTGCTCGACTACGTACCCTACGGGGCAACCACCGAGGGCTTTGGCGGCACATTCGCCACCCAGGAGAACTTCCGCATCATGCGTACCGCGCTCGATAAGGTTGGCGAGGAGGTTGGCCGCTACATCCGCCTGTGCAACTATTGCTCCGGCCTATGCATGCCCGAGATTGCCGCCATGGGCGCCATCGAAGGGCTCGATGTGATGCTCAACGACGCCCTCTACGGCATCCTCTTCCGCGACATCAACATGCAGCGCACGCTGGTCGACCAGTACTTCTCCAGGGTGATCAACGGCTTTGCCGGGGTGATCATCAACACCGGCGAGGACAACTACCTCACCACCGCCGACGCCTTCGACGAGGCGCACACCGTCCTAGCCTCCGACCTCGTTAACGAGCAGCTGGCCCTACTGGCCGGGCTACCCGAGGAGCAGATGGGCCTAGGCCACGCCTTCGAAATGACCCCCGACCTCGAGAACGGCTTCCTCTACGAGCTGGCACAGGCCCAAATGACCCGCGAGATATTCCCCAAGGCACCGCTGAAGTACATGCCACCTACCAAGTTCATGACCGGAAACGTGTTCAAGGGACAGATTCAGGATGCGCTCTTCAACCAGATCTCCATTTGGACCGGCCAGGGCATTCAGCTGCTAGGGATGATTACCGAGGCCATCCACACCCCCTTCATGTCCGACCGCTACCTAGCCATCGAGAACGCCAAGTACATCTTCAGCAACATGAAGAGCATTGGCGACGAGATGGAGTTTAAGCAGGATGGCATCATCCGCAAGCGTGCCCAGCAGGTGCTCGCCGAAGCGGTTGAGCTGCTCGAAAAGTTGGATAAGGAAGGGCTGTTTACCGCGCTGGAGAAGGGAATCTTTGCCAACGTAAAGCGCCCAAAGAACGGAGGAAAGGGCTTGAACGGCGTTGCCGAAAAGGGCACCAACTACATCAACCCATTTATTGAACTAATGAAAAACAGGAGCTAG
- a CDS encoding DUF4097 family beta strand repeat-containing protein, translating to MKIDKLQVKIGKPEAKIAKLEVRDGKLQVKIGKLQVKIGKLQAKDGKLQVKNAKLEVKNAKLQMKIGKLEMKIDKLQVKIIKLEVKIAKLEVKDGDLEVKDGKPEAKIGKLEAKDGDLNMKVGNRRSRMKI from the coding sequence ATGAAGATCGACAAACTTCAAGTGAAGATCGGTAAACCTGAAGCGAAGATCGCCAAACTTGAAGTGAGGGACGGCAAACTTCAAGTGAAGATCGGCAAACTTCAAGTGAAGATCGGCAAACTTCAAGCGAAGGACGGCAAACTTCAAGTGAAGAACGCCAAACTTGAGGTAAAGAACGCCAAACTTCAAATGAAGATCGGTAAACTTGAAATGAAGATCGACAAACTTCAAGTGAAGATCATCAAACTTGAAGTGAAGATTGCCAAACTTGAAGTGAAGGACGGCGATCTTGAAGTGAAGGACGGCAAACCTGAAGCGAAGATCGGCAAACTTGAAGCGAAGGATGGCGATCTTAACATGAAAGTTGGCAATCGGCGAAGCCGAATGAAAATTTAG